The following proteins are encoded in a genomic region of Takifugu rubripes chromosome 21, fTakRub1.2, whole genome shotgun sequence:
- the ddhd2 gene encoding phospholipase DDHD2 isoform X4 — translation MESVAAPYQEVQPHWFFCRTAVDDTSWLPFSREDSEKLENVCKTVGESGEEVVVAVDGERYDVRVKERKRYAVYWEQAPTEVRRCTWFYKGDKDTKFMPYPEGFSNSLEEAYMIAVTLGEWKRKLDFPTGETVILHNPKLIMQYQPLGLQDEWMSSPSEQTRPRTVKRGVDNISVEIPDGEPEKVDHLVFMVHGIGPACDLRFRSIIQCVNDFRSASLSLLASHYKRAQQEGKIGRVEFLPVNWHSALHGDATGVDEDIQRITLPSISRLRHFTNDTLLDLFFYNSPTYCQTIVDTVASEIDSLHTLFKKRHPDFNGAVSVVGHSLGSLILFDMLTNQKTDSDSDSEAEGIPADKPLQLSCNTLEQTLSRLGLQQYLDILHKENLDLESLALCQDSDLKDLGIPLGPRKKILNYIKRKLLLQNCKTGAERQREGLQVPPQKMPNDQEGDQGSGLSSQPSQFHRTQSVTSAVDYNYFDVGIGQVSIAYPQLAFHPQTFFAFGSPIGMFLTVRGLKHIDPSYSFPTCKSFYNIYHPYDPVAYRIEPMIVTEVDVEPMLIPHHKGRKRMHLELKDSLTRMSMDLKNNVWGSLRTAWQSFARPVAALPPVVEKETAAKRDTEEPQEVCEAESPVAIEQTEQPEIKMGMLNGGRRIDFVLQEKPIESFNEYLFAIQSHLCYWESEDTALLLLKEIYDKLGVSVEQPQ, via the exons ATGGAGTCAGTTGCAGCTCCTTACCAGGAGGTCCAGCCCCACTGGTTCTTCTGCCGAACGGCTGTGGACGACACCTCCTGGCTGCCATTCAGCAGAGAGGACTCTGAAAAACTAGAGAACGTGTGCAAAACTG TAGGTGAGAGTGGGGAAGAGGTGGTTGTGGCTGTGGATGGAGAGCGGTATGATGTGCGTGTCAAGGAGCGGAAGCGCTACGCTGTGTACTGGGAACAAGCGCCCACGGAAGTCCGTCGCTGTACCTGGTTCTATAAAGGCGACAAAGACACCAAGTTCATGCCTTACCCTGAAGGCTTCAGTAATAGCCTGGAG GAGGCTTATATGATCGCGGTAACATTGGGCGAATGGAAACGAAAACTGGATTTTCCCACCGGAGAGACCGTTATCTTACACAATCCTAAA CTAATAATGCAGTATCAGCCACTAGGATTGCAGGATGAGTGGATGTCCTCCCCTTCGGAGCAGACTCGACCTCGGACAGTCAAGAGAGGAGTGGACAACATCTCTGTAGAAATACCCGATG GTGAACCAGAAAAAGTAGATCACCTCGTCTTCATGGTCCATGGTATAGGTCCTGCTTGTGATTTGCGTTTTAGATCCATCATACAGTGTG TAAATGACTTCAGGAGTGCGTCCCTGTCCCTCTTGGCGTCTCATTATAAGCGGGCGCAGCAGGAAGGCAAGATAGGAAGAGTGGAGTTTCTTCCAGTCAACTGGCACAGCGCTCTGCATGGAGACGCCACCGGTGTAGACGA GGACATCCAGAGAATCACTCTGCCCAGCATCAGCAGGCTAAGACATTTCACCAATGACACACTATTGGACTTGTTTTTCTATAACAGTCCCACCTACTGCCAGACGATAGTGGACACAGTAGCTTCAGAGATCGACAGCCTGCACACCCTCTTTAAGAAGAGACACCCAGATTTTAATGGGGCAGTTTCGGTAGTGGGACATAGTCTCG ggTCGCTGATCCTGTTTGACATGTTGACCAACCAAAAGACTGATTCGGATTCGGATTCAGAAGCAGAAGGG ATCCCAGCAGATAAACCCTTACAGCTGAGCTGCAACACACTAGAACAGACTCTGTCCAGACTGGGCCTCCAACAATACCTGGATATTTTACACAAAGAAAATCTCGACCTGGAATCGCTG GCTCTTTGCCAAGACAGCGACCTCAAAGATTTAGGAATTCCTCTCGGACCTCGGAAGAAGATTCTGAATTACATAAAGAGGAAACTGCTGCTACAG aaTTGTAAAACAGGAGCTGAACGTCAGAGGGAAGGACTCCAGGTCCCACCTCAAAAAATGCCCAATGATCAAGAAGGAGACCAGGGTTCAGGATTGTCGTCCCAACCATCCCAGTTCCACAGGACGCAGTCTGTTACCAGCGCTGTAGACTATAATTATTTTGACGTGGGAATTGGGCAG GTGTCCATTGCTTACCCACAGCTGGCTTTTCACCCTCAAACTTTTTTCGCTTTTGGTTCTCCAATTGGAATGTTCTTGACTGTTCGTGGACTCAAACACATTGATCCCAGCTACTCTTTCCCAACCTGCAAGAGCTTTTACAACATCTACCACCCA TACGACCCTGTAGCCTATAGGATAGAACCCATGATTGTCACAGAGGTGGATGTGGAGCCAATGCTGATCCCTCACCATAAAGGACGCAAGAGAATGCATTTGG AACTAAAGGACAGTCTGACCCGCATGAGCATGGATTTGAAGAACAATGTTTGGGGATCGCTTCGAACAGCCTGGCAATCCTTTGCCAGACCCGTCGCTGCACTGCCCCCAGTGGTCGAGAAAGAGACTGCAGCAAAGAGAGATACTGAAGAGCcgcagg aggtGTGTGAGGCCGAGTCCCCAGTAGCAATAGAACAGACGGAGCAGCCTGAGATTAAAATGGGAATGCTGAACGGAGGACGAAGGATCGACTTTGTCCTTCAGGAAAAACCCATCGAAAGCTTCAATGAATACCTGTTTGCTATCCAGTCTCATCTGTGTTACTG GGAATCGGAGGACACTGCTCTTCTGTTGCTAAAGGAGATCTACGACAAACTTGGTGTGTCCGTTGAACAGCCACAGTAG
- the ddhd2 gene encoding phospholipase DDHD2 isoform X1 yields the protein MSKTSPSEDRGPSLASRDNKQNQYETSNAAIENTPENQGSHVMDETSPSSSSSFEILDMESVAAPYQEVQPHWFFCRTAVDDTSWLPFSREDSEKLENVCKTVGESGEEVVVAVDGERYDVRVKERKRYAVYWEQAPTEVRRCTWFYKGDKDTKFMPYPEGFSNSLEEAYMIAVTLGEWKRKLDFPTGETVILHNPKLIMQYQPLGLQDEWMSSPSEQTRPRTVKRGVDNISVEIPDGEPEKVDHLVFMVHGIGPACDLRFRSIIQCVNDFRSASLSLLASHYKRAQQEGKIGRVEFLPVNWHSALHGDATGVDEDIQRITLPSISRLRHFTNDTLLDLFFYNSPTYCQTIVDTVASEIDSLHTLFKKRHPDFNGAVSVVGHSLGSLILFDMLTNQKTDSDSDSEAEGIPADKPLQLSCNTLEQTLSRLGLQQYLDILHKENLDLESLALCQDSDLKDLGIPLGPRKKILNYIKRKLLLQNCKTGAERQREGLQVPPQKMPNDQEGDQGSGLSSQPSQFHRTQSVTSAVDYNYFDVGIGQVSIAYPQLAFHPQTFFAFGSPIGMFLTVRGLKHIDPSYSFPTCKSFYNIYHPYDPVAYRIEPMIVTEVDVEPMLIPHHKGRKRMHLELKDSLTRMSMDLKNNVWGSLRTAWQSFARPVAALPPVVEKETAAKRDTEEPQEVCEAESPVAIEQTEQPEIKMGMLNGGRRIDFVLQEKPIESFNEYLFAIQSHLCYWESEDTALLLLKEIYDKLGVSVEQPQ from the exons ATGTCAAAAACCAGTCCAAGTGAAGATCGGGGCCCATCTCTGGCCTCCAGAGATAACAAGCAGAACCAGTACGAGACCTCCAATGCAGCAATAGAGAACACACCAGAGAATCAG GGTTCTCATGTGATGGATGAGAcctcaccctcatcctcatcctcttttGAGATTCTAGACATGGAGTCAGTTGCAGCTCCTTACCAGGAGGTCCAGCCCCACTGGTTCTTCTGCCGAACGGCTGTGGACGACACCTCCTGGCTGCCATTCAGCAGAGAGGACTCTGAAAAACTAGAGAACGTGTGCAAAACTG TAGGTGAGAGTGGGGAAGAGGTGGTTGTGGCTGTGGATGGAGAGCGGTATGATGTGCGTGTCAAGGAGCGGAAGCGCTACGCTGTGTACTGGGAACAAGCGCCCACGGAAGTCCGTCGCTGTACCTGGTTCTATAAAGGCGACAAAGACACCAAGTTCATGCCTTACCCTGAAGGCTTCAGTAATAGCCTGGAG GAGGCTTATATGATCGCGGTAACATTGGGCGAATGGAAACGAAAACTGGATTTTCCCACCGGAGAGACCGTTATCTTACACAATCCTAAA CTAATAATGCAGTATCAGCCACTAGGATTGCAGGATGAGTGGATGTCCTCCCCTTCGGAGCAGACTCGACCTCGGACAGTCAAGAGAGGAGTGGACAACATCTCTGTAGAAATACCCGATG GTGAACCAGAAAAAGTAGATCACCTCGTCTTCATGGTCCATGGTATAGGTCCTGCTTGTGATTTGCGTTTTAGATCCATCATACAGTGTG TAAATGACTTCAGGAGTGCGTCCCTGTCCCTCTTGGCGTCTCATTATAAGCGGGCGCAGCAGGAAGGCAAGATAGGAAGAGTGGAGTTTCTTCCAGTCAACTGGCACAGCGCTCTGCATGGAGACGCCACCGGTGTAGACGA GGACATCCAGAGAATCACTCTGCCCAGCATCAGCAGGCTAAGACATTTCACCAATGACACACTATTGGACTTGTTTTTCTATAACAGTCCCACCTACTGCCAGACGATAGTGGACACAGTAGCTTCAGAGATCGACAGCCTGCACACCCTCTTTAAGAAGAGACACCCAGATTTTAATGGGGCAGTTTCGGTAGTGGGACATAGTCTCG ggTCGCTGATCCTGTTTGACATGTTGACCAACCAAAAGACTGATTCGGATTCGGATTCAGAAGCAGAAGGG ATCCCAGCAGATAAACCCTTACAGCTGAGCTGCAACACACTAGAACAGACTCTGTCCAGACTGGGCCTCCAACAATACCTGGATATTTTACACAAAGAAAATCTCGACCTGGAATCGCTG GCTCTTTGCCAAGACAGCGACCTCAAAGATTTAGGAATTCCTCTCGGACCTCGGAAGAAGATTCTGAATTACATAAAGAGGAAACTGCTGCTACAG aaTTGTAAAACAGGAGCTGAACGTCAGAGGGAAGGACTCCAGGTCCCACCTCAAAAAATGCCCAATGATCAAGAAGGAGACCAGGGTTCAGGATTGTCGTCCCAACCATCCCAGTTCCACAGGACGCAGTCTGTTACCAGCGCTGTAGACTATAATTATTTTGACGTGGGAATTGGGCAG GTGTCCATTGCTTACCCACAGCTGGCTTTTCACCCTCAAACTTTTTTCGCTTTTGGTTCTCCAATTGGAATGTTCTTGACTGTTCGTGGACTCAAACACATTGATCCCAGCTACTCTTTCCCAACCTGCAAGAGCTTTTACAACATCTACCACCCA TACGACCCTGTAGCCTATAGGATAGAACCCATGATTGTCACAGAGGTGGATGTGGAGCCAATGCTGATCCCTCACCATAAAGGACGCAAGAGAATGCATTTGG AACTAAAGGACAGTCTGACCCGCATGAGCATGGATTTGAAGAACAATGTTTGGGGATCGCTTCGAACAGCCTGGCAATCCTTTGCCAGACCCGTCGCTGCACTGCCCCCAGTGGTCGAGAAAGAGACTGCAGCAAAGAGAGATACTGAAGAGCcgcagg aggtGTGTGAGGCCGAGTCCCCAGTAGCAATAGAACAGACGGAGCAGCCTGAGATTAAAATGGGAATGCTGAACGGAGGACGAAGGATCGACTTTGTCCTTCAGGAAAAACCCATCGAAAGCTTCAATGAATACCTGTTTGCTATCCAGTCTCATCTGTGTTACTG GGAATCGGAGGACACTGCTCTTCTGTTGCTAAAGGAGATCTACGACAAACTTGGTGTGTCCGTTGAACAGCCACAGTAG
- the ddhd2 gene encoding phospholipase DDHD2 isoform X3 has translation MSKTSPSEDRGPSLASRDNKQNQYETSNAAIENTPENQILDMESVAAPYQEVQPHWFFCRTAVDDTSWLPFSREDSEKLENVCKTVGESGEEVVVAVDGERYDVRVKERKRYAVYWEQAPTEVRRCTWFYKGDKDTKFMPYPEGFSNSLEEAYMIAVTLGEWKRKLDFPTGETVILHNPKLIMQYQPLGLQDEWMSSPSEQTRPRTVKRGVDNISVEIPDGEPEKVDHLVFMVHGIGPACDLRFRSIIQCVNDFRSASLSLLASHYKRAQQEGKIGRVEFLPVNWHSALHGDATGVDEDIQRITLPSISRLRHFTNDTLLDLFFYNSPTYCQTIVDTVASEIDSLHTLFKKRHPDFNGAVSVVGHSLGSLILFDMLTNQKTDSDSDSEAEGIPADKPLQLSCNTLEQTLSRLGLQQYLDILHKENLDLESLALCQDSDLKDLGIPLGPRKKILNYIKRKLLLQNCKTGAERQREGLQVPPQKMPNDQEGDQGSGLSSQPSQFHRTQSVTSAVDYNYFDVGIGQVSIAYPQLAFHPQTFFAFGSPIGMFLTVRGLKHIDPSYSFPTCKSFYNIYHPYDPVAYRIEPMIVTEVDVEPMLIPHHKGRKRMHLELKDSLTRMSMDLKNNVWGSLRTAWQSFARPVAALPPVVEKETAAKRDTEEPQEVCEAESPVAIEQTEQPEIKMGMLNGGRRIDFVLQEKPIESFNEYLFAIQSHLCYWESEDTALLLLKEIYDKLGVSVEQPQ, from the exons ATGTCAAAAACCAGTCCAAGTGAAGATCGGGGCCCATCTCTGGCCTCCAGAGATAACAAGCAGAACCAGTACGAGACCTCCAATGCAGCAATAGAGAACACACCAGAGAATCAG ATTCTAGACATGGAGTCAGTTGCAGCTCCTTACCAGGAGGTCCAGCCCCACTGGTTCTTCTGCCGAACGGCTGTGGACGACACCTCCTGGCTGCCATTCAGCAGAGAGGACTCTGAAAAACTAGAGAACGTGTGCAAAACTG TAGGTGAGAGTGGGGAAGAGGTGGTTGTGGCTGTGGATGGAGAGCGGTATGATGTGCGTGTCAAGGAGCGGAAGCGCTACGCTGTGTACTGGGAACAAGCGCCCACGGAAGTCCGTCGCTGTACCTGGTTCTATAAAGGCGACAAAGACACCAAGTTCATGCCTTACCCTGAAGGCTTCAGTAATAGCCTGGAG GAGGCTTATATGATCGCGGTAACATTGGGCGAATGGAAACGAAAACTGGATTTTCCCACCGGAGAGACCGTTATCTTACACAATCCTAAA CTAATAATGCAGTATCAGCCACTAGGATTGCAGGATGAGTGGATGTCCTCCCCTTCGGAGCAGACTCGACCTCGGACAGTCAAGAGAGGAGTGGACAACATCTCTGTAGAAATACCCGATG GTGAACCAGAAAAAGTAGATCACCTCGTCTTCATGGTCCATGGTATAGGTCCTGCTTGTGATTTGCGTTTTAGATCCATCATACAGTGTG TAAATGACTTCAGGAGTGCGTCCCTGTCCCTCTTGGCGTCTCATTATAAGCGGGCGCAGCAGGAAGGCAAGATAGGAAGAGTGGAGTTTCTTCCAGTCAACTGGCACAGCGCTCTGCATGGAGACGCCACCGGTGTAGACGA GGACATCCAGAGAATCACTCTGCCCAGCATCAGCAGGCTAAGACATTTCACCAATGACACACTATTGGACTTGTTTTTCTATAACAGTCCCACCTACTGCCAGACGATAGTGGACACAGTAGCTTCAGAGATCGACAGCCTGCACACCCTCTTTAAGAAGAGACACCCAGATTTTAATGGGGCAGTTTCGGTAGTGGGACATAGTCTCG ggTCGCTGATCCTGTTTGACATGTTGACCAACCAAAAGACTGATTCGGATTCGGATTCAGAAGCAGAAGGG ATCCCAGCAGATAAACCCTTACAGCTGAGCTGCAACACACTAGAACAGACTCTGTCCAGACTGGGCCTCCAACAATACCTGGATATTTTACACAAAGAAAATCTCGACCTGGAATCGCTG GCTCTTTGCCAAGACAGCGACCTCAAAGATTTAGGAATTCCTCTCGGACCTCGGAAGAAGATTCTGAATTACATAAAGAGGAAACTGCTGCTACAG aaTTGTAAAACAGGAGCTGAACGTCAGAGGGAAGGACTCCAGGTCCCACCTCAAAAAATGCCCAATGATCAAGAAGGAGACCAGGGTTCAGGATTGTCGTCCCAACCATCCCAGTTCCACAGGACGCAGTCTGTTACCAGCGCTGTAGACTATAATTATTTTGACGTGGGAATTGGGCAG GTGTCCATTGCTTACCCACAGCTGGCTTTTCACCCTCAAACTTTTTTCGCTTTTGGTTCTCCAATTGGAATGTTCTTGACTGTTCGTGGACTCAAACACATTGATCCCAGCTACTCTTTCCCAACCTGCAAGAGCTTTTACAACATCTACCACCCA TACGACCCTGTAGCCTATAGGATAGAACCCATGATTGTCACAGAGGTGGATGTGGAGCCAATGCTGATCCCTCACCATAAAGGACGCAAGAGAATGCATTTGG AACTAAAGGACAGTCTGACCCGCATGAGCATGGATTTGAAGAACAATGTTTGGGGATCGCTTCGAACAGCCTGGCAATCCTTTGCCAGACCCGTCGCTGCACTGCCCCCAGTGGTCGAGAAAGAGACTGCAGCAAAGAGAGATACTGAAGAGCcgcagg aggtGTGTGAGGCCGAGTCCCCAGTAGCAATAGAACAGACGGAGCAGCCTGAGATTAAAATGGGAATGCTGAACGGAGGACGAAGGATCGACTTTGTCCTTCAGGAAAAACCCATCGAAAGCTTCAATGAATACCTGTTTGCTATCCAGTCTCATCTGTGTTACTG GGAATCGGAGGACACTGCTCTTCTGTTGCTAAAGGAGATCTACGACAAACTTGGTGTGTCCGTTGAACAGCCACAGTAG
- the ddhd2 gene encoding phospholipase DDHD2 isoform X2: protein MSKTSPSEDRGPSLASRDNKQNQYETSNAAIENTPENQGSHVMDETSPSSSSSFEILDMESVAAPYQEVQPHWFFCRTAVDDTSWLPFSREDSEKLENVCKTGESGEEVVVAVDGERYDVRVKERKRYAVYWEQAPTEVRRCTWFYKGDKDTKFMPYPEGFSNSLEEAYMIAVTLGEWKRKLDFPTGETVILHNPKLIMQYQPLGLQDEWMSSPSEQTRPRTVKRGVDNISVEIPDGEPEKVDHLVFMVHGIGPACDLRFRSIIQCVNDFRSASLSLLASHYKRAQQEGKIGRVEFLPVNWHSALHGDATGVDEDIQRITLPSISRLRHFTNDTLLDLFFYNSPTYCQTIVDTVASEIDSLHTLFKKRHPDFNGAVSVVGHSLGSLILFDMLTNQKTDSDSDSEAEGIPADKPLQLSCNTLEQTLSRLGLQQYLDILHKENLDLESLALCQDSDLKDLGIPLGPRKKILNYIKRKLLLQNCKTGAERQREGLQVPPQKMPNDQEGDQGSGLSSQPSQFHRTQSVTSAVDYNYFDVGIGQVSIAYPQLAFHPQTFFAFGSPIGMFLTVRGLKHIDPSYSFPTCKSFYNIYHPYDPVAYRIEPMIVTEVDVEPMLIPHHKGRKRMHLELKDSLTRMSMDLKNNVWGSLRTAWQSFARPVAALPPVVEKETAAKRDTEEPQEVCEAESPVAIEQTEQPEIKMGMLNGGRRIDFVLQEKPIESFNEYLFAIQSHLCYWESEDTALLLLKEIYDKLGVSVEQPQ from the exons ATGTCAAAAACCAGTCCAAGTGAAGATCGGGGCCCATCTCTGGCCTCCAGAGATAACAAGCAGAACCAGTACGAGACCTCCAATGCAGCAATAGAGAACACACCAGAGAATCAG GGTTCTCATGTGATGGATGAGAcctcaccctcatcctcatcctcttttGAGATTCTAGACATGGAGTCAGTTGCAGCTCCTTACCAGGAGGTCCAGCCCCACTGGTTCTTCTGCCGAACGGCTGTGGACGACACCTCCTGGCTGCCATTCAGCAGAGAGGACTCTGAAAAACTAGAGAACGTGTGCAAAACTG GTGAGAGTGGGGAAGAGGTGGTTGTGGCTGTGGATGGAGAGCGGTATGATGTGCGTGTCAAGGAGCGGAAGCGCTACGCTGTGTACTGGGAACAAGCGCCCACGGAAGTCCGTCGCTGTACCTGGTTCTATAAAGGCGACAAAGACACCAAGTTCATGCCTTACCCTGAAGGCTTCAGTAATAGCCTGGAG GAGGCTTATATGATCGCGGTAACATTGGGCGAATGGAAACGAAAACTGGATTTTCCCACCGGAGAGACCGTTATCTTACACAATCCTAAA CTAATAATGCAGTATCAGCCACTAGGATTGCAGGATGAGTGGATGTCCTCCCCTTCGGAGCAGACTCGACCTCGGACAGTCAAGAGAGGAGTGGACAACATCTCTGTAGAAATACCCGATG GTGAACCAGAAAAAGTAGATCACCTCGTCTTCATGGTCCATGGTATAGGTCCTGCTTGTGATTTGCGTTTTAGATCCATCATACAGTGTG TAAATGACTTCAGGAGTGCGTCCCTGTCCCTCTTGGCGTCTCATTATAAGCGGGCGCAGCAGGAAGGCAAGATAGGAAGAGTGGAGTTTCTTCCAGTCAACTGGCACAGCGCTCTGCATGGAGACGCCACCGGTGTAGACGA GGACATCCAGAGAATCACTCTGCCCAGCATCAGCAGGCTAAGACATTTCACCAATGACACACTATTGGACTTGTTTTTCTATAACAGTCCCACCTACTGCCAGACGATAGTGGACACAGTAGCTTCAGAGATCGACAGCCTGCACACCCTCTTTAAGAAGAGACACCCAGATTTTAATGGGGCAGTTTCGGTAGTGGGACATAGTCTCG ggTCGCTGATCCTGTTTGACATGTTGACCAACCAAAAGACTGATTCGGATTCGGATTCAGAAGCAGAAGGG ATCCCAGCAGATAAACCCTTACAGCTGAGCTGCAACACACTAGAACAGACTCTGTCCAGACTGGGCCTCCAACAATACCTGGATATTTTACACAAAGAAAATCTCGACCTGGAATCGCTG GCTCTTTGCCAAGACAGCGACCTCAAAGATTTAGGAATTCCTCTCGGACCTCGGAAGAAGATTCTGAATTACATAAAGAGGAAACTGCTGCTACAG aaTTGTAAAACAGGAGCTGAACGTCAGAGGGAAGGACTCCAGGTCCCACCTCAAAAAATGCCCAATGATCAAGAAGGAGACCAGGGTTCAGGATTGTCGTCCCAACCATCCCAGTTCCACAGGACGCAGTCTGTTACCAGCGCTGTAGACTATAATTATTTTGACGTGGGAATTGGGCAG GTGTCCATTGCTTACCCACAGCTGGCTTTTCACCCTCAAACTTTTTTCGCTTTTGGTTCTCCAATTGGAATGTTCTTGACTGTTCGTGGACTCAAACACATTGATCCCAGCTACTCTTTCCCAACCTGCAAGAGCTTTTACAACATCTACCACCCA TACGACCCTGTAGCCTATAGGATAGAACCCATGATTGTCACAGAGGTGGATGTGGAGCCAATGCTGATCCCTCACCATAAAGGACGCAAGAGAATGCATTTGG AACTAAAGGACAGTCTGACCCGCATGAGCATGGATTTGAAGAACAATGTTTGGGGATCGCTTCGAACAGCCTGGCAATCCTTTGCCAGACCCGTCGCTGCACTGCCCCCAGTGGTCGAGAAAGAGACTGCAGCAAAGAGAGATACTGAAGAGCcgcagg aggtGTGTGAGGCCGAGTCCCCAGTAGCAATAGAACAGACGGAGCAGCCTGAGATTAAAATGGGAATGCTGAACGGAGGACGAAGGATCGACTTTGTCCTTCAGGAAAAACCCATCGAAAGCTTCAATGAATACCTGTTTGCTATCCAGTCTCATCTGTGTTACTG GGAATCGGAGGACACTGCTCTTCTGTTGCTAAAGGAGATCTACGACAAACTTGGTGTGTCCGTTGAACAGCCACAGTAG